Below is a window of Pelagicoccus albus DNA.
TCACCTTGTCGACACTCATGAAGACCGCTGTCTTCCCCTCCTGCTTGGTGGCGCGAAGCATAAGAATTCCAGCCGCCTGAGCCATCGCTTCGACCTGCAGAACGCCCGGCATAATCGGCTGTCCCGGGTAGTGTCCTTGAAAAAAGGGCTCGTTGATGGAAACGTTCTTGATCGCGGTCAGTTCGTTTTCCCCTCGGAATTCGACCACCCTGTCTACCATAAGAAACGGATAGCGATGCGGGAGGGTCTCGATGATGCGGCGGATATCGAGCTCGGTTTCCTCTTCGATTCGGACTTCTTTCGGCTTCGCCTTGGCGACTTGTGCCCCACCTTTGGCAAGGGCTTCCATTCGCTCCGCCAACTTTGCCGTCAGCTCCGAATTCACAGCGTGCCCAGGGCGAACCGCTACGATGTGGGCCTTGAGAGGCTTCCCCAGAAGCAGAACATCTCCAATCACATCCAGAATCTTGTGGCGCACCAATTCGTCGTCGAAACGAAGCGGCTCTTTGGACATTATCTTGTCATCCTTGAGCACGATCGCGTTTTCCAAGCTTCCCCCTTTGATTTTGCCGAGCTTGAGCAGCTCCTCAATGTCTTCGTAAACGGTGAAGGTTCGGGCTGCTGCGATCTGCGTAGCAAACACATCCGGATCGATCTCGATCGAAAGGTGCTGAGTGTGGATGCCACGGTCGTCAGCGGAGGTGCAAGAGATCTTGAAACCGTCGTAGGGCAAAGCGATGAGCGAAGAATTTCCTTTGCTAACCGAAATGGGCTGATCGAGGACAAAACACTCTCGCTCCGCGTCCTGCTCTACCGGTTCCCCCTCGAGGATAAGATTAACGAAGCCCTTCGAAGATCCATCGAGGATCGGAGGCTCGGAAGCGTCCATTTCGATTTCCACGTTGTCGATACCCATCCCGTGCAAAGCGGCCAAGATATGTTCGACGGTGTGGACCTTGGCATGACCAGACGACAAGGTAGTAGCTCTTACCAAATCGGTAACTTGGGAAACATGCGGCTTGATAATAGGCTTATCGTGCAAATCGACACGGCGTATGATGATGCCGGAATTCGCTGGGGCAGGCTTAAGGGTAAGCTGTGTTTTATCGCCAGTATGGAGGGATGCACCTTTGATGGAGACCTCGCGCAGGATCGTGCGTTGCTTCATGGGGTTCGCTTAGTGTCAGCTAACTTCGAATAATTCAAGGATTTAGACCGGTCGAGGGAGATGTGAAAAACCCGCCCCGTCCAACCAGATCAAGGGAAGAAACAGGATACTCATTAAAAAACGAAAAAAGCCAGCCGCGGAAGCGACTGGCTTTGGAAAAGTTTGGAAGTGGCAGGCTACGCAACTCGCTCGACGATGAGCGGTGGCGGAGTCGGACGCTTCGGAGCGAGGCGGTAGGCAGCCTTGAAGTACTCAAGCGCCTGCTCGAGCTTAGCTTCGTCGTTGTAATGAATCATCATCAACGGTTCGCCTTGCTTGACCTGGGTTCCGACCTTCTTGATCTCGGACACGCCCACTGCGTAGTCGATGTTTCCATCTTCGCCTGCGCCAGCGCCTAGGAGATGAACACCCTTCGCAATCTGAGCCGCGTTGATGGTGTGCACGTAGCCACGCTTAGGAGCGGGCAACTTGCGAATGTGCTGAGCCTTCGGGAACTTATCGGGATCATCGATGTAGGAAGTGTCGCCACCTTGAGCAGCCACTATCTCCTTCAATTTCTCGAGAGCAGTGCCGTCCTCGATGTGACGCTGGACAGTCTGCTTGGCCGAAAGTGTCGATCCAGCAACACCAGCGAGACGCACGATTTCCATCCCGAGCTTGAGCACGAGCTCTTGCAAGTCTTCTGGCCCTTCCCCCTTGAGGAGCTGGATGGCTTCCTTCAATTCGAGAGAAGTGCCAACCGTATCGCCGAGAGGCTGGTTCATGTCGGTTACCAAAGCAACGCAACGACGCTTCATGGAGCGTCCGACGCGAGTCATGCTGCGAGCCAACTGCTTTGCTTGTTCCAAATCGCGAATAAATGAGCCATTCCCCCACTTGACGTCGATGACGAGGCCTTCTGCCCCTTCAGCCAACTTCTTGGAGAGAACGCTTCCGGTGATAAGCGGTAAACTTGGAATAGTAGCGGTCTTCTTGCGTAAGTCGTACAACTTGGCATCCGCCGGAGCGAGCTCGGGACTCTGGCGAACCATGGCGCCACCGATACGCTCGAGTTGCTCGACGAATGGATCGATATCCATGTCTGCCTTGAAACCAGGAACTGCGCTCAATTTGTCCAGAGAGCTGATTGCGAAGTCCTGATCGATTCCTCCCATCATTGGAATTACGATTCCGGATGCTACTGCGAGAGGAACGAGCACGAGCGAAGTCTTGTCGCCTACTCCTCCAGTCGAATATTTGTCTATCTTCGGTTTGGCGATGTGCGAGAGGTCGATCACTTCGCCAGAAAGCATCATTTCTTCAGTGAGTATTGCCGTCTCCTGAGCTGACATGCCTTGGAAGAATATAGCCATGGCCATGGCGGCCATCTGGAAGTCCGGCATCTCTCCATCCAAGATAGAATCGATTATATACCTGATTTCCTCCTTAGTGAATTCTTGGCCCTCGCGCTTCTTTTCGATAAGGTACGCGTAGCTCGGCTTGATAAAACGACGGCTGCTTAAGGTTTTTCTAACCATATGGATTGAACGGGAACGTATTGTAAGCCGTTTGCGACAACGGCAGTACGAAACCCGCGGACATCTCCGCTAAGAAGGAATCACCTACACCATTGACACTCTTGGACTTACGCGAAAGCATGGTCTATAGTTTCAGCCCACGCGCCCGCCCAAGCGGCAATTTTGAAGAGCGTATTATGCCACACGTGTCAAGCCCCTAACGGAACCCCTAAATAAAGGAATGCGCCGAAGGGTTTATAGAGGAAATACTTGCTCAGATTTCACCCTTTCATTCGCTCGGGCGCGATTAGAGGCTTGCCCGCCCGCCCGAGCAGGATTTTGTAACCGGCTCTATGCAAGACTGGTTCGACGTCGCCAAAAAAATTGACTCGCTCGTGCAGGAAGCCGCCGCTTCTGCCGGGCTCGAAGACACCTTCTCAGCGGAAATACGCTCAGCCGACCCTCGTTTCGGGGACCTCCAGGCAAACGGTGCCCTACCCTACGCGAAGCGCGCCAAAACAAATCCCCGCCAGATCGCCCAAGCTTTGGTGGCTAAACTGCAAGAGAACGAAGAACTTTCCGACAAAGCCGATATCTCGATCGCCGGTCCCGGTTTCATCAACTTCAAGTTCAAGCCCAGCTTCCAACTTGCCTGGCTATCCACCTTCCGGGACGGGGAATCATTTAGAGCTGCGGCGGGAACCCTCAACTCCGGCGAAAAGGTCGTAGTCGATTACGGTTCTCCGAACACAGCGAAACAAATGCACGTGGGGCATATCCGATCCATCGTGATCGGCGAAGCCATTTGCCGCTTGCTCGAATTCTGCGGAGCGGAAGTGGTGCGTGACAATCATATCGGCGACTGGGGTACTCCCTACGGAAAACTCTTCTACGCCTACAAGCGCCACCTCGATGAGGCTGCCTTGGAAAAAGACCCACTCGAGGAGCTAGAAAGACTCTATAAGCTAGGAAGTAAGCTAGCAGATGACGAAAAGGTCCTAGAAGAATGCCGCCAAGAGCTTGTCGATCTCCAGGCTGGCAAACCGGAAAGCATCGAACTTTGGGAAAAGGTCAACGCCCTCAGTATCCAGGGACTGGAGACGATTTATAAAGAGCTGGATGTGAATTACGACTGCTACCTCGGCGAAAGCTTTTACCGCGACAAGGTAGAGCAAGTGTATCAGGAGTTAAATGACGCCGGCCTTTCCGAAGAAAGCAAGGGAGCTGTCGTGGTTTTCCATCCGGAGCACTCACGATTCGCCAAGCAACCTTTTATTATCCGCAAGTCAGACGGAGCATCCAACTACGCGACTACCGACTTGGCTACCATGCTCTACCGGACCGAGCATTTCAAAGCTACGTCCGTCGTCATCGTGACCGACGATCGTCAAAAGGACCACTTCGAGCAACTCGACCTGACTACCCAGAAATGGTTTGAGAAAACCGGCCGCACCATGCCGAAATTTAGCCACGTTATGTTCGGCAAGATCAACGGCGAGGACGGTAAGGTAATCAAATCTCGCTCTGGCGACCCCATCCGACTCAGGCAGCTCATCGATGAGGCCGTGGAGAGAGCGGCAAAAATCGTGCGCGAAAAGAACTCCAGCCTCTCCGAGGAGGAGCTAGCCCACATCTCGCAAGTCATCGGAGTAAGCGCCATCAAGTACGCCGACCTCTCAAACAACCGGACCAGCGACTACATATTCACTTGGGACAAGCTTCTTTCCTTTGAAGGCAATACCGCTCCTTACCTCCTCTACGCGGCCGCCCGTATCCAAAGCATTTTCCGCAAACTCGACGATTCCCAACTCCAAGACCTCGAGAGCAAGGCTTCGGAATTCGAAACGGCGGAGGAAATAGCTCTCGCAAACAAGATAATCAGTTTTGTCGGTGTGCTGCAGAGCACGATCGAACAGTTGCGTCCGCACCTGCTCTGCTCTTACCTCTTCGAGCTCTCTGGCGCATACAGCAGCTTCTACAGTGCGAACAAGGTGATTGTACCCGAGGTAGACGTGCAGTCCAGACGCCTACTGCTTTGCCAACGCACTCTAGTCGTACTGCAAAGCGGCCTAAAGCTCTTAGGAATTCCTACTTTGTCCCGCATGTAATAGCGGGCCGAAGCCCTTCCCGCGCCTTGACAAAGTGCCTTAAGCAAGTGTCTCATTGGGCTACTTCCCTAGCCCATGAGAGAATACTACATTCGACGCGAAGGCGATGAAGATGCGAGCGGCCCGTTCGACATCGACCAGATTTCATCCTTGATCGAGGCCAACAAGCTAGACGCTAACGCCTACTTTTACGACATCGAGACCGAGTCTTGGCTCCTGATCTCTTCCAACGAAGAGCTTATGGAGACCTTGTTCCCCCCAAAGCGAAAGCTCACTTTGCGGACCAAGGAATCCGAGGAGGAGAAGAGGCGTCTGGAAGAGGAGGCTGCTGCTAAGGAAGCCGCCGAGAACAATGCCGAGGAAGAAACGACCGAGGGCGACTCAGGGGAAAAGGTCGAAAAGGATCCATCCGCAGACGAGGAAAAGAAGGAAAAGCGCAAGTTAAAGAAGGACGAAGAGCAGGAGAAGCCGAGCAAGCTCGACGTAACTCAGATGCTCGCCCAAGCCGAGGGTCGCACCGCCGATCCCAGCGGAAAGTCACCCCGCGAAAAGCAGGCAGCTGTAGCGTTTTTCGGGTTAAGATTTCTGACCCTGTTTTTCCTGTGTTCCGCTCTCGCGATGGGATACCTCGAGAAGGATCTCGTCATGACAGCGGACGCGTTGGTGATGGTCAAAAGCCCGTATCTCATCCTCGGGGCGTTCGACTTGATCATGGTGGTCGTCCTAATTCTGCAGGTTACGGAAATATACCCTCTCCTGCGATTCAGGGCTGCAATTGGTGCCGGACTCCTTACGTTGCTCTTTTGGGCAAGCTCGGATCCCATACTGCTCATAAGTAACTTAATGCTTATGACGGCCATCTACTTCAGCAGTGCCATAATCAAAATTCGCTTCCTGATCGCCTGCACGATACTCGGGCTGGGAGGGATCCTTGGATACGTTTACGTCTTTTTCCTAGCGTAGGCTTCGTCAGGGAGGCGATTCGACTTCCCGTTGCGCAAACTCCATGAATCCACGCTTACAGGCAATCGTAGCCCAGGGTCGTCACCTCCAAAGAGAGATGTGGCGACACCACGGGGAACCCCTCTCCCGGAGACGTAGTTTGGCTTTCGCGATCGCTCGCGTAGTTTCGATTACCGTTTCCGGAATAAAGGAAAACCGGATACTTGCCCGAGCCTCTGCCTTGAGCTTCAGCTCGCTCCTTGGGCTCGGTCCACTGATTGCCTTAACGGTCCTGATCTCCGGATTCGTCTTGGATCAAGCAGAACCGGGCATGGCCCAGGATACCATCGAGAAGATAGTCTCCTACATCGCACCTCAGGTAAACTTGTCTCAAGACGAGACGGCTCCCGAAGATGGCAGTCTGAGTAAAATGATTGCGGACTTCATATCCGCGAGCCAATCGGGCGCCGTCGGATTGGGAGGAGCGCTGGTGCTTGGAGTTATCGTTATCCAACTTTTCATCACCATCGAGGATGCATTCAACGACATCTGGGGCGTTTCAAAAGGACGTAAGCTGGTCACTCGGATCATACTGTATTGGACCGTGGTTACACTCGGTACTGTCTTGGTCTTCGCGGGCATCGCGTTTGCGGTTTCCGAGCTGATAAAGCTGAACACCCAATTCATCCACCTCACGGAAGGGATTCCTGGATCCGAAACCGTAAACGGCTGGCTGGCCACTTACGGAGCAAAACTCGCCAGTTTCCTGGCCCTCTCCTCTTTGCTTGCCCTCTTTTACCGCTTTATCCCCAACACCCAAGTCGAGTGGCGGGCCGCTTTCGTAGGCGGCATTTTCGCGGTCAGCTGTTTCGCAGCCAACAACGCGTTTGCTTTCCTCTACGTGGAGAGAGTGGCCATGCAACGTACGCTGTACGGTTCGCTATCCCTTTTGCCCGTCCTAATGATCGGGCTCTTCACCTTCTGGATTTGCCTGCTTCTGGGCGGCAGACTTTCTTTCGCCGTCCAAAACGCCCGCTTCAAGAGCGGACAGGTTGCTTGGGATGAACTGAGCCAATCCTCGCAAGAAAGCCTCTGCTTGCTTCTGCTAGCCCAAGTTGGCCGACGCTTCAAAGAATGCGGAGAAGCGCTTTCGAGCAGCGAAATGGCACAGACAAACAACCTACCTCGTCCCTTGGCAGGGGCTGCCCTAAATCGCCTGACCGAACTTGGATTTCTTTCGGTACTCCCAGCCAAGGAGAAAGATCTCTACAATGCCTACCGCTACCAGCCAGCTCGCCCGCTAGAGAAGATACAGTTGCTCAGCTTCAAAAAGAGTTTCGAATCGTACGGGGAGAACCCGAGCGAAGACAATTTCGACGCCAACGACCCAGTCGTCAGAGCCTACCATAAGATGGTCGACCAGGCTCGCGCGAATAGCCTGCAGAACACCTCGCTTGCCGATGTGTTTGACGCGATCGAGCGAGATTCGGAAATCCGGGGAAATTAGTAGCGGCTTCCGAGGGACCTTCCTCTCGGTAAAGCGGTCTTTTGCCCATTGACAGCTTAGGCGCCAAGCCTAGTTTAGCCGCCTTCATTCGATCACTTACCCTATGATTTCCTGGCTACAAATCAATCTGCAGAAGCATTTCCGCGTCGTATTCATCATCTTGCTCGTCGTCCTCGTGGTGGCTTTCGTATTCACGATCGGCAACCAAGGCCCCATGAGCGGCCGCGACGAGAAGACCGCCGACCTGTATTTCTTCGACACGCCTCTGAACACGGAAGCTGCTAGAACTCAGTTCCAGCAAGACGCCCAGCTAAGCGTTTCTCTGAACCGAAACTCTCGCGCCAGCCAAACACTTCCTTTCGAGCGGGCCACCGTTCTGCACATTGCTAACGAGCACTCGATCCCCCAACCTACGACCGAGCAACTCCGTGCCTTCATCGAAACCTTGCCAGCATTCCAAAACGCTAGCGGCGAATTCGACCCACAAGCCTACAACATGATCGTGGACAGCTTGAGCTTCGGAGCGTTTAGCCAAAACGACCTACGTCGCGTATTGGTGGACGACTACCGGATCAACAAGGTCTACTCTGTACTGCGTGGAGCAGGCTTCGTAGACGAAACTGAAATCCTCGACAGCCTCGCCCAGCGTTTGGCCAGCTGGTCCATCCTTTTCGCCGAGTACGACCTCAGTTCATACACGCCTGAAGTGGAAATCACCGAGGACATGCTCCGCAAGCACTACGAAGATTTTAGCTTCACCTACCAGACACCTGAGCGTCGCGTCGTGGACTACATAGAAGTAGACGCCAACGATTACGTTGAAGAGATCAAGCCGACCGAAGACGAGCTAATCAACTACTACGAAGCCAACATCGAGCGTTATCAGCCAACCGCTCCAGAAGGCGAAGAATCTCCCGCAACCATCACTTTCGAACAAGCTCGTCTGGCTGTTCGTTCGGATCTCCGCCTCGAGCAGGCTCGCGAAATCGCCTCCGAAAAAGCCCATGACCTCGTGGTCGAAATCGTAGACAAGGAGCTTAGCCGCGATTCCGCTTCCCTCGAAGACGCCATCTCTTCGCTCGGCGCTGAAGTAAAGACCGCCTCCTCTTTCGCAGCCAACGAAACGCCCATTGGCACTACCTGGGGCCGCGACGTAGTTGGCGAAGCATTCTCTCTCACTGAGAGTCGCTTCTACTCCGAGCCGATCCAGCACGGGAACAAGACGCTCGTTCTTTTCTACAACCAAGTTATTCCTCCTGTCGTTCCTTCCTTCGAAAACCTCCGGGACCGCGTGGCGCTCGATGTCAGAGCAGAACTTTACCGCGAAGCCCGAGCGAATTATGCGACAGAACTGAAGGGCAAGCTTGAGGAAGCTTCTGAAAGCGAAGACTCATTCGGAACCGCTGCTGAAGAAGCAGGCATGACCGTTGGCTCCTACTACGACTTCACACTTTCCGAGCCAGCAGAGGGTCTGGACCGCAGAGCTCTCTCTGCTATGTTGAATCTGGAACCGGGCGACGTTTCTGACTTCGTTCGCCTCGACGGCGAAAACAAAGGCGCATTCATCTACGTCGTGTCTAAGGACGTTCCTGAAGTATCGAAGGACGACCCACAATATACAGAGGTGGAGCAATCCCTCAAAAACTTGTACGGCCAATTCTCCGCTAATCAGTACATCCAAGATCTGATGCTGGCAGAGCAACTTCGTGCCGGATTGGTCCAAGCGACCAATTAACAATTCATACGATGCCGCTTCGGCGATTCAGGCCTAAATCTGGAAAGTGCAAACTCTGCAAAGGCCAGGTCGAGATCAGTATCGCCTCGAACGAACCCACCCCTGAGGAGTGCCCAAAATGCGGGCAAGCAATAGAGTCTTGCCCAAATCTGGTTGCTCCCCAGGCAAAAATAAACGTCAAGCCAAGCGTAAGTAACGCCAAGGCTGCAGGATTTAAGGTCCTGAAACGTTTAGACGGTGGTGAATTCGAAACGCAATGAAACGCGACTCTAAGCACATGCTCTACGGGCTCACGCCCGAACAATCTTCCCTCAAGGGCATCTGGCTTCTCTGCCTCCTCTACTTCGGCTCAATCCTTTCTGGAGCGATACTAAGTTTGATCGCCTTCAAGATAACCCATGCGGTAGATCCGGATGGAAGCAGCTACCTAGCCGGAAAGCCGTATCCAAATTTCCTGGATAGAGCGCGTTGGCTTAGTGTGCTTTGCTTGCTACCCTATCTATTCATCCAGTGTCGGCTAACGAACTGGAAGGCTATCGGTTTTTCCAGACCTGCCCTAAAGACTTTCCTTACTTGGTTTTCGATTGGCATTCCGATGATTCTAATCATCTACGGGTTCAATACTCTCACAGGAGCCTTTGAATTTACCTGGAACACAGAATCAATCCTTTCCAGATTACTCGACGCAGCAGTGGCTTCGTTCCTGATCGGCTCTCTGGAGGAAATCGTATTTCGCGGACTTGTATTCAGAATGTTCTACACCGCGCTTCGCCCCCTCACCGCGGTTCTGCTATCTTCATTCTTTTTCGCGGTGCTCCATTTCAAAGCTCCAGATTTCACGCTTGGTGTCATTACGCCTAGCGAGGTAGGCATCGCGGAAGCAGCAAGGATAGCGCTAACAACCGCGGTCGCAGTATTCACGCAGTTTGACCTCAAATATCTGATGGCTATTTTCTTGGTTGGAGTCGTGCTGCACCAAGTGTTCCTCATCACCAACAATCTCTGGTCGAGCATAGCGATACATGCGGGGTGGGTTTTCACCATCAAGGTGTTTGGCAAAGCTTTTGCGACGACCGAGAAAGCCGACGCTTTTAGCGGTACCACAAACGTGGCGGACGGATACTGGGTGAGCATTGTCCTCTTGGTTTTTATAGCTGGGTTCGGCTATGTTTTGCATGAGAAGCAAACACCCGCCAAACTCGCTAGCTAAATGAGCCGGACGATCGCAGTTATCTCAGATACCCACGGAAAGACTCCCGAGGGCTTGCTTAAACGCATCGCCCGTGCCGACGAAATTTGGCACCTCGGCGATGTCACGCGGCCAGAAATCCTCATTCCAATCCAAAATCTGGGACGGCCACTTTCCGTTGTTAAAGGGAATTGCGATCCATTTGGGGTCTGGCCCGAGACACGCGACCTAGAGCGAGAAGGCTTTACCTTCCGCCTACAACACCATCCTCCCGCTGTGCCGCTTCCCAATCGCACCGCTATCCTCTTTGGACACCTCCACTACCCTATCGATGAAGTTGATCGAGGTATGAGAATCCTAAACCCTGGAGCGGTTAACGGTCCGAGAAACGGATCCCAATCGAGCTTTGCCTGGCTTCGTTTTCCCGAAAGCGGTAGCTGGAC
It encodes the following:
- a CDS encoding bifunctional UDP-3-O-[3-hydroxymyristoyl] N-acetylglucosamine deacetylase/3-hydroxyacyl-ACP dehydratase, coding for MKQRTILREVSIKGASLHTGDKTQLTLKPAPANSGIIIRRVDLHDKPIIKPHVSQVTDLVRATTLSSGHAKVHTVEHILAALHGMGIDNVEIEMDASEPPILDGSSKGFVNLILEGEPVEQDAERECFVLDQPISVSKGNSSLIALPYDGFKISCTSADDRGIHTQHLSIEIDPDVFATQIAAARTFTVYEDIEELLKLGKIKGGSLENAIVLKDDKIMSKEPLRFDDELVRHKILDVIGDVLLLGKPLKAHIVAVRPGHAVNSELTAKLAERMEALAKGGAQVAKAKPKEVRIEEETELDIRRIIETLPHRYPFLMVDRVVEFRGENELTAIKNVSINEPFFQGHYPGQPIMPGVLQVEAMAQAAGILMLRATKQEGKTAVFMSVDKVKWRRKVIPGDQLRIDIKLLKIMRGKIGTASATCYVGDEVASSGELKFMILDEGQDF
- a CDS encoding thymidine phosphorylase gives rise to the protein MVRKTLSSRRFIKPSYAYLIEKKREGQEFTKEEIRYIIDSILDGEMPDFQMAAMAMAIFFQGMSAQETAILTEEMMLSGEVIDLSHIAKPKIDKYSTGGVGDKTSLVLVPLAVASGIVIPMMGGIDQDFAISSLDKLSAVPGFKADMDIDPFVEQLERIGGAMVRQSPELAPADAKLYDLRKKTATIPSLPLITGSVLSKKLAEGAEGLVIDVKWGNGSFIRDLEQAKQLARSMTRVGRSMKRRCVALVTDMNQPLGDTVGTSLELKEAIQLLKGEGPEDLQELVLKLGMEIVRLAGVAGSTLSAKQTVQRHIEDGTALEKLKEIVAAQGGDTSYIDDPDKFPKAQHIRKLPAPKRGYVHTINAAQIAKGVHLLGAGAGEDGNIDYAVGVSEIKKVGTQVKQGEPLMMIHYNDEAKLEQALEYFKAAYRLAPKRPTPPPLIVERVA
- the argS gene encoding arginine--tRNA ligase, whose protein sequence is MQDWFDVAKKIDSLVQEAAASAGLEDTFSAEIRSADPRFGDLQANGALPYAKRAKTNPRQIAQALVAKLQENEELSDKADISIAGPGFINFKFKPSFQLAWLSTFRDGESFRAAAGTLNSGEKVVVDYGSPNTAKQMHVGHIRSIVIGEAICRLLEFCGAEVVRDNHIGDWGTPYGKLFYAYKRHLDEAALEKDPLEELERLYKLGSKLADDEKVLEECRQELVDLQAGKPESIELWEKVNALSIQGLETIYKELDVNYDCYLGESFYRDKVEQVYQELNDAGLSEESKGAVVVFHPEHSRFAKQPFIIRKSDGASNYATTDLATMLYRTEHFKATSVVIVTDDRQKDHFEQLDLTTQKWFEKTGRTMPKFSHVMFGKINGEDGKVIKSRSGDPIRLRQLIDEAVERAAKIVREKNSSLSEEELAHISQVIGVSAIKYADLSNNRTSDYIFTWDKLLSFEGNTAPYLLYAAARIQSIFRKLDDSQLQDLESKASEFETAEEIALANKIISFVGVLQSTIEQLRPHLLCSYLFELSGAYSSFYSANKVIVPEVDVQSRRLLLCQRTLVVLQSGLKLLGIPTLSRM
- a CDS encoding YihY/virulence factor BrkB family protein; this encodes MNPRLQAIVAQGRHLQREMWRHHGEPLSRRRSLAFAIARVVSITVSGIKENRILARASALSFSSLLGLGPLIALTVLISGFVLDQAEPGMAQDTIEKIVSYIAPQVNLSQDETAPEDGSLSKMIADFISASQSGAVGLGGALVLGVIVIQLFITIEDAFNDIWGVSKGRKLVTRIILYWTVVTLGTVLVFAGIAFAVSELIKLNTQFIHLTEGIPGSETVNGWLATYGAKLASFLALSSLLALFYRFIPNTQVEWRAAFVGGIFAVSCFAANNAFAFLYVERVAMQRTLYGSLSLLPVLMIGLFTFWICLLLGGRLSFAVQNARFKSGQVAWDELSQSSQESLCLLLLAQVGRRFKECGEALSSSEMAQTNNLPRPLAGAALNRLTELGFLSVLPAKEKDLYNAYRYQPARPLEKIQLLSFKKSFESYGENPSEDNFDANDPVVRAYHKMVDQARANSLQNTSLADVFDAIERDSEIRGN
- a CDS encoding peptidyl-prolyl cis-trans isomerase, with protein sequence MISWLQINLQKHFRVVFIILLVVLVVAFVFTIGNQGPMSGRDEKTADLYFFDTPLNTEAARTQFQQDAQLSVSLNRNSRASQTLPFERATVLHIANEHSIPQPTTEQLRAFIETLPAFQNASGEFDPQAYNMIVDSLSFGAFSQNDLRRVLVDDYRINKVYSVLRGAGFVDETEILDSLAQRLASWSILFAEYDLSSYTPEVEITEDMLRKHYEDFSFTYQTPERRVVDYIEVDANDYVEEIKPTEDELINYYEANIERYQPTAPEGEESPATITFEQARLAVRSDLRLEQAREIASEKAHDLVVEIVDKELSRDSASLEDAISSLGAEVKTASSFAANETPIGTTWGRDVVGEAFSLTESRFYSEPIQHGNKTLVLFYNQVIPPVVPSFENLRDRVALDVRAELYREARANYATELKGKLEEASESEDSFGTAAEEAGMTVGSYYDFTLSEPAEGLDRRALSAMLNLEPGDVSDFVRLDGENKGAFIYVVSKDVPEVSKDDPQYTEVEQSLKNLYGQFSANQYIQDLMLAEQLRAGLVQATN
- a CDS encoding CPBP family intramembrane glutamic endopeptidase, which translates into the protein MKRDSKHMLYGLTPEQSSLKGIWLLCLLYFGSILSGAILSLIAFKITHAVDPDGSSYLAGKPYPNFLDRARWLSVLCLLPYLFIQCRLTNWKAIGFSRPALKTFLTWFSIGIPMILIIYGFNTLTGAFEFTWNTESILSRLLDAAVASFLIGSLEEIVFRGLVFRMFYTALRPLTAVLLSSFFFAVLHFKAPDFTLGVITPSEVGIAEAARIALTTAVAVFTQFDLKYLMAIFLVGVVLHQVFLITNNLWSSIAIHAGWVFTIKVFGKAFATTEKADAFSGTTNVADGYWVSIVLLVFIAGFGYVLHEKQTPAKLAS
- a CDS encoding metallophosphoesterase family protein, with the protein product MSRTIAVISDTHGKTPEGLLKRIARADEIWHLGDVTRPEILIPIQNLGRPLSVVKGNCDPFGVWPETRDLEREGFTFRLQHHPPAVPLPNRTAILFGHLHYPIDEVDRGMRILNPGAVNGPRNGSQSSFAWLRFPESGSWTWEVETF